The following coding sequences lie in one Rutidosis leptorrhynchoides isolate AG116_Rl617_1_P2 chromosome 4, CSIRO_AGI_Rlap_v1, whole genome shotgun sequence genomic window:
- the LOC139844610 gene encoding AP-1 complex subunit mu-2 isoform X2, with translation MAGAASALFLLDIKGRVLVWRDYRGDVSAAQAERFFTKLIEKEGDQEVQDPVVYDNGVTYMFVQHNNVYLMTASRQNCNAASLLLFLHRVVDVFKHYFEELEEESLRDNFVVVYELLDEMMDFGYPQFTEAKILSEFIKTDAYRMEVNQRPPMAVTNAVSWRSEGIRYKKNEVFLDVVESVNILVNSNGQIVRSDVVGALKMRTYLSGMPECKLGLNDRVLLEAQGRSSKGKAIDLDDIKFHQCVRLARFENDRTISFVPPDGAFDLMTYRLSTQVKPLIWVEAQIERHSRSRMEITVKARSQFKERSTATNVEIELPVPADATNPNVRTSMGSAAYAPESDALSWKIKSFPGGKEYMLRAEFKLPSIVAEEAVPERKAPIRVKFEIPYFTVSGIQVRYLKIIEKSGYQALPWVRYITMAGEYELRLM, from the exons ATGGCAGGGGCGGCCTCTGCGCTGTTCCTTCTCGACATCAAAGGCCGTGTTCTTGTGTGGCGTGATTACCGTGGCGATGTATCTGCAGCTCAGGCCGAACGCTTCTTCACTAAACTCATAGAAAAAGag GGTGATCAAGAAGTTCAAGATCCCGTTGTGTATGATAATGGTGTTACTTATATGTTCGTACAACACAACAATGTATATTTAATGACTGCATCAAGGCAGAACTGTAATGCCGCTAGCCTTCTCCTGTTTCTACACCGTGTAGTGGAT GTATTTAAGCATTACTTTGAGGAGCTAGAGGAGGAATCACTTAGAGATAACTTTGTTGTAGTG TACGAGTTACTTGACGAAATGATGGATTTTGGTTACCCTCAATTCACCGAAGCGAAAATTCTCAGCGAGTTTATCAAGACCGATGCTTACAGGATGGAAGTTAACCAGCGGCCTCCCATGGCTGTTACAAATGCTGTGTCTTGGCGTAGTGAAGGGATTCGATACAAGAAGAATGAG GTCTTTTTGGATGTTGTGGAGAGTGTGAATATACTTGTCAACAGTAACGGTCAAATAGTGAGGTCAGATGTAGTTGGGGCACTGAAGATGCGGACTTATTTAAG TGGTATGCCTGAATGTAAGCTAGGGCTGAATGATAGAGTATTGTTGGAGGCTCAAGGACGATCATCTAAAGGAAAAGCTATTGACTTGGATGACATCAAGTTTCATCA GTGTGTGCGCTTGGCGCGATTCGAAAATGATCGCACAATATCTTTTGTACCTCCTGATGGTGCTTTTGACCTCATGACATATCGACTCAGTACTCAG GTAAAGCCTCTGATATGGGTAGAAGCTCAAATCGAAAGACATTCTAGAAGTCGTATGGAAATCACAGTGAAAGCTCGGAGCCAATTTAAGGAGCGGAG CACTGCAACAAATGTAGAGATCGAATTGCCTGTGCCTGCTGATGCAACTAATCCAAATGTTCGGACTTCAATGGGATCAGCTGCTTATGCACCAGAAAGTGATGCACTTAGCTGGAAAATAAAATCATTTCCGGGAGGCAAG GAGTACATGTTGAGAGCCGAGTTCAAACTTCCGAGTATAGTGGCCGAAGAAGCCGTTCCTGAGAGAAAAGCTCCTATCCGTGTGAAGTTTGAGATACCATATTTTACGGTTTCAGGAATTCAA GTCCGTTACCTGAAGATCATCGAGAAAAGCGGTTACCAAGCTCTTCCGTGGGTGAGATATATAACAATGGCAGGGGAATATGAACTAAGGCTCATGTGA
- the LOC139844608 gene encoding ALBINO3-like protein 1, chloroplastic: MANLVSFGSSKVLSPFPNPTRFRTISPTFPRTQFGKFYKNHKPSVGIVASFGSGRGDFPDPDNLKDLIIRAEGLIYTIADAVVAANPDSGITTSNKQSNDWFSGIANYMETVLKFLKNGLSTLHVPYSYGFAIILLTVLVKAATFPLSKKQVESAMAMRSLQPQIKAIQEQYAGDQERIQLETARLYKLAGINPLAGCLPTLATIPVWIGLYRALSNVADEGLLAEGFFWIPSLAGPTTVAARQSGSGTSWLFPFLDGQPPLGWSDTFAYLVLPVLLVVSQYVSVQIMQSSQPQSDDPNMKTSQTITKFLPLMIGYFALSVPSGLSLYWLTNNILSSAQQIWLQKMGGANNPVKKMKLEALKEERTKVEEPVFQNTLVKEPPKTEKPDVQGYRPGDRFKQLKAEEARRKQQKEAEKSKEISLKSEAERGDMKVNHQLDTNSTKSPNEDPSSFDSNQVGQTLNSRMDGIEDSAPFSSTRDQQNFDDNLEKEKTVSRTTENKSSPEGKQREERA; the protein is encoded by the exons ATGGCTAATTTAGTTTCATTCGGGTCAAGTAAAGTACTTTCTCCTTTCCCTAACCCTACCAGGTTCCGGACTATAAGCCCAACTTTCCCAAGGACTCAATTTGGGAAGTTTTATAAGAATCATAAACCTTCTGTTGGTATAGTTGCAAGTTTCGGGTCGGGTCGAGGTGATTTTCCTGACCCGGATAATTTGAAGGATTTAATTATTAGAGCTGAAGGGCTTATCTATACAATTGCTGATGCTGTTGTTGCTGCTAACCCTGATTCCGGTATCACTACTAGTAATAAACAGAGTAATGATTGGTTCTCTGGGATTGCTAATTATATGGAAACTGTTCTCAAG TTTTTGAAGAATGGACTTTCAACGCTCCATGTTCCGTATTCATATGGATTTGCGATTATACTTCTTACAGTTCTCGTAAAGGCTGCAACATTTCCTTTGTCAAAGAAGCAG GTCGAATCTGCAATGGCAATGCGATCTTTGCAACCACAAATAAAGGCTATTCAGGAACAGTATGCTGGGGATCAG GAGCGTATTCAGCTTGAAACTGCGAGATTGTACAAATTGGCAGGAATTAATCCATTAGCAG GATGTCTGCCAACCCTAGCTACAATACCCGTCTGGATTGGTCTTTATCGAGCACTCTCAAACGTTGCAGATGAG GGACTTTTGGCTGAAGGGTTCTTCTGGATACCGTCCCTTGCGGGTCCTACGACGGTTGCTGCTCGACAAAGTGGCAGTGGCACATCTTGGCTATTTCCATTCTTA GATGGTCAACCTCCACTTGGATGGTCAGATACGTTTGCGTATCTTGTGTTGCCCGTACTTCTCGTCGTCTCTCAGTATGTATCTGTTCAAATCATGCAGTCATCTCAACCACAG AGTGATGATCCAAATATGAAGACTTCTCAAACCATAACCAAATTCTTGCCATTGATGATCGGTTATTTTGCACTATCGGTACCCTCCGGGCTTAGTCTCTATTG GCTTACAAACAATATATTAAGTTCAGCACAACAAATATGGCTTCAAAAGATGGGGGGTGCGAACAATCCAGTAAAGAAAATGAAGTTAGAAGCTCTTAAGGAAGAACGTACCAAAGTTGAGGAACCTGTGTTTCAAAATACTTTAGTAAAAGAACCACCCAAAACAGAGAAGCCTGATGTACAAGGATATCGTCCCGGTGACAG ATTCAAACAATTAAAAGCAGAAGAAGCTAGGAGAAAACAGCAAAAAGAGGCGGAAAAAAGTAAAGAGATTTCACTGAAAAGTGAAGCTGAAAGGGGGGACATGAAAGTTAACCATCAACTCGATACGAATTCCACTAAGTCTCCTAATGAAGATCCTTCGTCTTTTGATTCCAATCAAGTCGGCCAAACTTTGAATTCTAGGATGGATGGTATTGAAGATTCAGCCCCTTTTAGTAGTACAAGGGATCAACAGAATTTTGATGATAATCTTGAAAAG GAAAAAACCGTCAGTCGTACTACAGAAAACAAAAGCTCCCCTGAAGGTAAACAACGAGAAGAAAGAGCATGA
- the LOC139844610 gene encoding AP-1 complex subunit mu-2 isoform X1: MSDKGMKMLVSNGKIPGLKRVESDFCESCVLGKKKKVTFAKAGRTLKAQKLELVHTDVFGPTPVSSLGGARYYVTFIDDSTRKGDQEVQDPVVYDNGVTYMFVQHNNVYLMTASRQNCNAASLLLFLHRVVDVFKHYFEELEEESLRDNFVVVYELLDEMMDFGYPQFTEAKILSEFIKTDAYRMEVNQRPPMAVTNAVSWRSEGIRYKKNEVFLDVVESVNILVNSNGQIVRSDVVGALKMRTYLSGMPECKLGLNDRVLLEAQGRSSKGKAIDLDDIKFHQCVRLARFENDRTISFVPPDGAFDLMTYRLSTQVKPLIWVEAQIERHSRSRMEITVKARSQFKERSTATNVEIELPVPADATNPNVRTSMGSAAYAPESDALSWKIKSFPGGKEYMLRAEFKLPSIVAEEAVPERKAPIRVKFEIPYFTVSGIQVRYLKIIEKSGYQALPWVRYITMAGEYELRLM, from the exons ATGAGTGACAAAGGAATGAAAATGCTAGTGTCAAATGGTAAAATTCCTGGTCTAAAGAGAGTTGAATCGGACTTTTGCGAGTCATGTGTTCTAGGAAAGAAGAAGAAGGTCACCTTTGCAAAAGCAGGCAGAACTTTAAAGGCTCAGAAGTTGGAGCTAGTACACACGGATGTGTTCGGGCCTACTCCTGTTTCTTCATTGGGAGGAGCACGCTATTATGTTACTTTCATCGATGATTCAACAcgcaag GGTGATCAAGAAGTTCAAGATCCCGTTGTGTATGATAATGGTGTTACTTATATGTTCGTACAACACAACAATGTATATTTAATGACTGCATCAAGGCAGAACTGTAATGCCGCTAGCCTTCTCCTGTTTCTACACCGTGTAGTGGAT GTATTTAAGCATTACTTTGAGGAGCTAGAGGAGGAATCACTTAGAGATAACTTTGTTGTAGTG TACGAGTTACTTGACGAAATGATGGATTTTGGTTACCCTCAATTCACCGAAGCGAAAATTCTCAGCGAGTTTATCAAGACCGATGCTTACAGGATGGAAGTTAACCAGCGGCCTCCCATGGCTGTTACAAATGCTGTGTCTTGGCGTAGTGAAGGGATTCGATACAAGAAGAATGAG GTCTTTTTGGATGTTGTGGAGAGTGTGAATATACTTGTCAACAGTAACGGTCAAATAGTGAGGTCAGATGTAGTTGGGGCACTGAAGATGCGGACTTATTTAAG TGGTATGCCTGAATGTAAGCTAGGGCTGAATGATAGAGTATTGTTGGAGGCTCAAGGACGATCATCTAAAGGAAAAGCTATTGACTTGGATGACATCAAGTTTCATCA GTGTGTGCGCTTGGCGCGATTCGAAAATGATCGCACAATATCTTTTGTACCTCCTGATGGTGCTTTTGACCTCATGACATATCGACTCAGTACTCAG GTAAAGCCTCTGATATGGGTAGAAGCTCAAATCGAAAGACATTCTAGAAGTCGTATGGAAATCACAGTGAAAGCTCGGAGCCAATTTAAGGAGCGGAG CACTGCAACAAATGTAGAGATCGAATTGCCTGTGCCTGCTGATGCAACTAATCCAAATGTTCGGACTTCAATGGGATCAGCTGCTTATGCACCAGAAAGTGATGCACTTAGCTGGAAAATAAAATCATTTCCGGGAGGCAAG GAGTACATGTTGAGAGCCGAGTTCAAACTTCCGAGTATAGTGGCCGAAGAAGCCGTTCCTGAGAGAAAAGCTCCTATCCGTGTGAAGTTTGAGATACCATATTTTACGGTTTCAGGAATTCAA GTCCGTTACCTGAAGATCATCGAGAAAAGCGGTTACCAAGCTCTTCCGTGGGTGAGATATATAACAATGGCAGGGGAATATGAACTAAGGCTCATGTGA